Part of the Zingiber officinale cultivar Zhangliang chromosome 6A, Zo_v1.1, whole genome shotgun sequence genome, ctttatttttaaatatttagattaaaattttattttaaattaaaatattttattaaaagtgaaggggagccttggcgcaacgataaagttgttgtcatgtgaccaaaaggtcacgggttcaaatcctggaAACAAACTCTTGCAAaaagctgcgtacaatggatccttccccggaacCCCGCATGACGGGAACTTCGTGCGCCGGGCTGCCCTTTTCtattttattaaaagtaaatataaGAATAATgactatttataatattatgaataaaaaataattaaaaaattcaacCGCCCCCACCACCACCTACTGCCATTTACAACAATGATAATGTGATATTAGTTTGGATAAGAAGAGTTTATTCTAAATTATAAGTCTTTGtgaaatttaaattatagttAATTTATCTATATGATTCCTATATTATTCCTATAGTTGGAAAGCAAAGGGCGAGATGTAGAAATTAGAATACCAACATTACAAAAAAAATCAGGATATGAAAACCCAAAAAAATGGTTTGGCCATTAAAGAAATTCCCAGAATTAGGATGCTATAATAATACCAATTATATCCATACGTATATTCCAGACAAATGAATTGGAGCCATAACAAGGCAAAGGAATGTTATTGGATTTTCGCAAAAAAGTTAATTCAAAAcaatgaaaaaaattataatgTTGGACAAGAATTTTACAAAACACTACTGAACCCAAAGGAACTTTTATCAGTCAGTTGATCCACCACACCCATTCGAATATCATCATTCTTAGCATGGTAAAACTTTGCTGTTTAGAACGCAAAAGATAGAGACTTTATTTGTAATACTAActaaataaatacaaatattgaTGACTGTATAAGCATTTATAATCAGAAATACCTTAATTAAGAATGCAAACTAAAAACAGTATTTTAATAAAGATTTAAATTCCATATAATTGATTGCGACCACTATACAACATAGGACCTAAAAAGAATTCAGTGCATAAATACTAAACCTATGTCAGATCAAGAACCATTAAAGGCGCACCCCCATCCTAGAAAGTTCGTTGTTTGCATCTAGTGCTACCAATTCTAGTTTGAGAAGGCCAATCAAAATACAAatgcatctacatcctcaaaaaAGGTGAAAACAAAAGGCAAACAATCACAACAGAAACTCAACAGCAAGTAGTTTGTAATTCATGAACTGAATAAAATCAGCACAAAGAACGAACAGAAGTCAAGAAAACATACCCGGATGAGCCGGTACTTGGGCTCGTACTTCTTGGCATTTTCCAATGTGTCGTAGATCAAGCCAAAACCAGTCGACTTCCCTCCTCCGAAGTGCGTCCTGAACTTGAACACGAAAATTGTGTTCTGATCCTTTACTTCATACAGGTGTGCCAGCTTCTCTTTCAATTCAGCCTACACCGCATCCAATTCAATTTTCAGAAAGATAAAAAAAGATCGAGAATACTCCAAATAAATCAAGAAGCCTCAACGTTAGGGAAAAATAACCTTTGAAACATTGGCTCTTCCAGGGTGGAGCACATCGATGACCTTGAAACCAAAAGTCATATCACACCATGAATAATCGCTCATTTACATATacgaaaagaaattaaaatctcaAGGGAAACAAACTGACGAATTGCTTCCTGGAGAGGAGGCGATTAGTCATGAACTTCCTCGTCCTGATTGTTACGGCCTTAGAATCCGCCATCTTGGATCCTTCTTCGCTGTGGAAGAGCAAGAGCTTAGCTGCTTAGGGCGACAAGACTGCGGGCTGCGACGCAGGTCGAGAAGAGAGAAGAAGCTTTCACGATTTATTTATATAGAAACCCTAGGTTGTGAGATTAATGGGCTCTAATATTTGTTGGCTCCAATGGGTCCTCGATTCCGATAATTAAATGGGCTCTAGTGGGCTACACTAAATCGGTGAAAGACTGTTTCAAACAGTAACGTAAAGGAATTTAATAATAAGAATATAAAGCCTTTTTAAGgaagaaaaaattttatttttgaccaAACTGATAAAATTATCAATTCAATGGTAATTGGTAGAAGTGGATTTTTGGATTAGTCCGCAACCTATTTCATTCCAActcaataaataaattaaaatatctaattattataaataatattGGAGGTCATATTTATTTAATGAATAATCATAATAAAAAGTGACCCTCTGTTTACTTGGGAGGGTGgaaagtaaaattaaggaaaaattttcacggtggaaaagtttccgtcgtttacttcattaaaattttccgaaggaaaagtaacgcaatccatcagcggataattttggagccaaaatcgatcacctcaaaattggacggaaagcagcggatggaaaaaaaaatgacgcatgtaccccttttgcattcacaaaattacaccatatacaaaaaaaaaatgacgcatgtagcctttttaactcataaaattacactatgtacaaaaaaaaaatgacgcatgcacccttttttatttacaaaattacatcacaagcattcaccttcctctatcaaggtaaacaagtatccaaaggaaaagatttcttcaccctttcttttctcttcctccgaAGATAATTTTCTATCGTTGattcctttcttttcctcatccacactcttGAGTAAACATAGCCTTAGTCGTCCCTATAAACCATCCAATATCAAATCGATACTTCGCTCATGAGAGCATACTCATGAGCTTTTTCTACTCAGATAAATTTACCAATAGTTGCTTAATCCAAATTTTTCTACTAAATTCAATGCCAACATATATCTCAAGAAGATCAATCCATGGCACTCCCTTTAGCTCCACTCTACCTTAACTACTATGTCATGCCTGTGGGAGCTTGGATTACTCTTTCATGATATAACAACTTTTGATTTTTGAGTACATGGATTATCATTAAAATTTGgattatcatattaaataaaaatgTCCTTTTTACTTCTCAAAATGAGCCGATAAATAGACATCTTTGTAATAGATTAAGAGAAAtaaaattcttcttctttttttaaaaaaaaaattctttttattttcttgataTTTTATTTACGTTATTAGCACAAGTTTTGCTCGAATTTTATACGAGCTTTAACATCAAGATCACCTTCGATAATAACAACTTGTAGGTAAATCGTTGCTTTGcccattgatatttttatttttatctaaaaaaagTTAATCTTGCTATGGGTATTAATTTTGATCATATTTTGATAACATATATAATTGGAGCACCAATAATTCTTTGAGGTCATGACAATTTTATTGGTCATCCGATCATCTttctcttatattttttttaacaataagaatcTATTCCTTAATTTGTCTCACTAATGACATTCTTAAAATTTATTAGGTATAGTGGAAATGTATTAATCATATTGTACTGCTGCTCCTTACGAATTTTTTTTGGACATCTTGTGtgtaaatttatttaagaattttTTAGCATACTTATTATCTAATAATTTTAAGTACTCTAGtttcttatataagaataagtaagacgtataaaattatacaaattaTATGAGTATCAAACTAATagatcataccatgaaactttgagaaaaaataatagaaaaaaattatggTGACCAAAAATTAATTTAGGTTCATACTTGAAAGGTCAATAAtataagctatacatcttcttagacaactaattaaaaatattgagagaaacaataagatctacacatgatattcattgacttagaaaaaaattatgatagagtctcaagagaaattatatggagaattctagaaaaaaaaaGGTTAGCAtgacatatattgaactaattaagaatatttaCGAGCATGTAACGACCAAAGTAAAGACTTCagacggagtaactgaagcattttcaataCAGATACACTAATTATGAACTAACTCACTATCGACATTCAAGACACAGTGCTGTGGTACATATTATTtgtatataatattattttggtagatgaaacacgtgaagtagtaaatgctaaattagaatcatggcgggaaacactagaagaaaaatattttaggtttagtagaataaagacaaaatatataaaatttaattttagtaatattagacataatgagataattgttaagataggagatgatgagttgtccgaaactgagagctttaaatattaaaaattatttttacaaaacgatggagggattgagagatatgtcttacatagaatataagtaGAATTATTGAAATGGAGAAAagtgtcgggtgttttatgtgaccgtaaaatacctttaaaactaaaaagaaaagttCTACAAACAACACTTATTTTGGTGCGACAAGCATCCgataatcgaacctgagttttgattatgtcaaagggtccaaagttaagttgtgatataataagtttaaattagatagcaggaaagtcctaaatgtacttaggcaaaagtcctagctgcggttaggcatgtggaaaattctagggggtgataaccctatgtcttaggaggtggtaaccctaggtgagaaaAAGTCCTAGCtaaggttaggtaggtggaaaaccctagggggtggtaaccctaggtcctatgggGTGGAACCCTAgacgaaaagtcttggcaggttgaaaGCTTCGGGTAAAAATCCTAAAGTCGGAGACTCTAtgttgagttactgacaacccaattaattagcatctgattccaagagttgTACCTCTCAACTTTAttattatgtcggactaagtccacctgcagggtttacatgataatccttatgagctcctcaaggggacatcatcagcctaaataattaggacacaaattccttctataatcaataacacaccatataaataatattatctcccatctcattgggcctattgatttaacgaataaatctcacctcttgataagttaaagaaataaatattaagtatacgtacttgttattatatagggattaagaggacgcacatccataataacagaggttatgttcttttatgtagtcagtacaaatcgaacaataTCAGACGGttatgctcaatacacacatagtgtactagtacaattttatagtcaagacagactaataccaaattacactacaaccgttccaatgatttgtcccaatccatcttggttgtgagctactatttataatttataaggaaccgataacatgatcttctgtgtgtcaccacacaccaagttatctataatataaattaaatgtacaactacattgacatatatataaatataaaatgcaaacatttaacTAAAGTggttctcattttaaaatatttcaaaacagatgttcatacaaaagctagacttatagtatacatcccaacactcaTCTCATTATGTTTCATTCTCTCTGGCACGTctaatctttaaaaatatgatcTCAATCGTATTGATCAATTTTGCACTGACTCTAATGATATGTCATCTCATGTTTTCCCCACCCTAGCACCTCTTCTTCTAATGATGCTACTTGTAGAATTGACACTTATACAGATTTTGGTCATCAACTTCTCGATTATCCTGCTACTCCTACTGCTTCCCATGATGCTCTTGTAATAGCAAATCCTCCTTTTTGTTACCTCAATAATTTTGTAAGTCCACTCAATTATCTGATCTTGTGTAttctatttattttgattttttttcttctttttagctTTTATTTACTAATTTTTTGAGCACTCCTCTTATAGAGAGGCTACTCTTTCTCTTTGACAGCAGGTTATGGCGAAAGAATTTTCTACTTTGTATCAAACAAATACTTGAGATCTTATTCCTCTTCCTTTGGGGAAGCGTGTGATTAGTTCTCGATGAgtgtataagatcaaaactaaatctaatggGTTAGTTGAGTAGTATAAAACTCGTTTGGTTTCTAAAAGATTTTTCCAATATTATGATATGAGCTATAAGGAAACCTTTGCTCCAGTTTCTAAGCTTGTTACTATCCATACTTTCATTGCAGTTGCATCAGTTCGACAGTTATCTATTTTCCGTATGgatgttaaaatttcttttttaaatggAAATTGTTAAGAAGTTTACATAATGCCTTCACCAAGTGTCACTCACAACCCTGTTGATGTTTGCAAACCCAAAAAGACTTTTTACAACCTTAAACAAGCTCCTCGAGTTTGATTTTACAACTTCAACATTATGATTGGATCTCTTGACTTTCTTCTTAGCTAGCATGATTCCGTTCTTTTTATTCGTTGTACTTCGTTAGGTCGCATGTTACTCtctcttt contains:
- the LOC121998102 gene encoding 40S ribosomal protein S24-1-like, which translates into the protein MADSKAVTIRTRKFMTNRLLSRKQFVIDVLHPGRANVSKAELKEKLAHLYEVKDQNTIFVFKFRTHFGGGKSTGFGLIYDTLENAKKYEPKYRLIRNGLATKVEKSRKQMKERKNRTKKIRGVKKTKAGDAAKAGKKK